TCCTAAGAAGTGGGACTGAGTCTGAGGCAGGTGGAGCAGGGTTGAGGCTTCAGCCTATGACCACTGGAGGACTGCCGAGGGGCGGCGCTCCAGCCTCTGGCGGGCTCCCCTCAGGATGGGTAGAGGGGGGCCCACAAGGCAAGGGGCACAGCTTCGGCCTCCTACAGCCTATTCCTTGTGCTCCCGCCACGGCCTCTCTAGCACCTGGGGACTGAGTCTGTGAAGTCCGCTTCACCTTGGGCGTCTTCTGCTTCTTGGCGCGGAAGCCACtcggggagtggggggaggggggcgccaCTGGGCCATTCCTGCATCTCCCTGACCTTGTCTGCCTCTCGCCCCCGGGGAGATTAGTGTCCAGGTTACCCCACCATGCTGCCGCCCCCAGTGGCCTTGCCGCCCCCACAGCCCACAGCTATAAGACCAGGTAAACGCGGCAGGGGAGACACCGAGGATGGAGATGCTTCAGGTAAGACCGCAGGGCCCCTGGGCCCCTTGCGACTACATCCAGGCCACGGctggaaggaagagggagagtcCTGTGACCTGGCAAAGGAGGCCTCTTTCTAGAAGGGTGTGGAGAGCCAGCAAGCTTCCTGGCAGGAGGAGGGAAGCAGCTGGTGCAGGGCCGGAGGGTGGGTATCTGAGGTGCTGGGGTATCTGGGGTCCCTGGGTGTGGGGATGGGAGATTCTTGAATGGAAGACGTCAGGCAGAGGAGCTGGCTCCCCGAACGTGTGTATGCAGGGCTAGGGGGTGGGTGGTAAGGACTCGGAGCGGAGGGCTCAGGCTGGCCCTGAGGCACTGGCCTTGTCCCAGGGGCTGCGGCTGTGGCTGTGGCTGCTGCTGAGCGTGGCCGGGGTGTGGGCACCCAGGGGGCCACTGCGGCCGCTGTGCCGGCCCATCAACGCCACCCTGGCCGCTGAGAACGAGGCCTGCCCTGTCTGCATCACCTTCACCGCCAGCATCTGTGCCGGCTACTGCCCCAGCACGGTGAGCTGCCCGGGGTGGGTGGGTGCTGCCACCTCAGCTCCAGGCGGATTACTCAGGGCCAGGCCCACAGAAGACAGGAAGTGGCCCCGGGGGTAGAAGGGTGGCCTGCCACccggggcgggggctgggcgtGTGGGAAGGAGAGCACAGACAGTCCTCTGGACACCCGAGTCTGGGATCTATAGGGTGCATGCAGTGAGGGAGCTCGGGGGAGGGCTTGGCCCCAAGTAGACACCCAAGccccccccacaaccccaccACCTCCAGGTTCGGGTGCTGCCGGCTGCCCTGCCGCCTGTGCCCCAGCCCGTGTGCACCTACCGCGAGCTGCGCTTTGCCTCCGTCCGGCTCCCCGGCTGCCCGCCTGGTGTGGACCCAATGGTCTCCTTCCCCGTGGCCCTCAGCTGTCACTGCGGGCTCTGCCGCCTCAGCAGCTCTGACTGTGGGGGTCCCAGAGCCCAGCCCTTGGCCTGTGACCGCTCCCCTCACCCAGGCCTCCTCTTCCTCTAAGGATCCCCACCTCAACCTCCCATGCCCACCCCAACTCCTGGAGCCAGCAGACgctcctccccatccctcctaATAAAGACTTCTCAAACTGCACTCTGGGGGTGTCTTTCTGGGGTCTCAGGGTGTGTGCGCCTGTgtacgcgcacacgcacacacaacacGCACAATAGGTCCAGTTTCAGAACCACTTTATACAAAGTCACAGTGTCAGAACTCTGGTAGAAAATGGTGAAGCGGAGGTGAAGGTGACATCAGCTCAGGAGGTGTCCATGGTTTCACCTTCTGTCGGGAGAAGGAAGGCCACGTGGTCAGGGTGGCCCCGAGGGCAGGGCCTGAGCTCTCCAGGCCgggctccctcctccctctctggggcagctggggaggggggacACTCACTGAGCTCATTGAAGAGGAAGGCGTCCTGGTACTCCTTCATGTACTGCGTGGAGCGCGACTCATCCAGGAAGAGCGAGTAGACGCGCTTGATGTCGTCCACCTGCACCTCGGTGCCCTGATAGGGGACGTGAGACCTCAGTGGGGCCCCTCCCAGGAGGCGGGTCAGGGTGAGGGCTCTGGGGCCAGGTCGCCTGCATTCAAATCCTGCCGTGGCCACCTCGCGGCTGtgggccccacctccccacccctcagtttcttcatctgtaaaatggacttaACGGCATCAACTTGCAGCCGATAGATATTTACTCAGCGCCTCTCGTGTGTCAGGCTGGGAGCCACAGAAATTAACTCGAGAGACCAAAGTCCCCTGCCTGTGAGACTCTGGGTTCCGGGGCTGAATGCGAGTGCCCAGGGAAAGCCCTGGGAGTAGCACGTCCTCCACTCGCTCATCTGACCCCTGGGCAGATGCCGCCGCTGACCTTGCGTTTCCGGCACACCAGGCTGGCGGCCGTGATGAGCTGGATGGCGTAGCGCAGCGAGGTCTCCAGCCCGATGCGGGTCAGCACTGTGTAGGCGTCCTCACTCATCTCCACGTCTTCCTCCTCACACCTGCGGGCAGGGGGCATGGGGGCCATTCAGCCAGGGCCGTGGCGCTGCTGGACCTCCCGGGTACACGTGGAGTCCACGTCCTCAGAAGCACAGAAGAGCCACCGAGGCACAGGCTGGGCCCAAACCTTGGGCCTCGTGAGCCTCCCCCTTCCAGGGCTCTTTCCACAAGGTCAGTCACCGGCACAGCCCCTCCCTTCTCTAaagagcccccccaccccagtcatAGGCCACTGCTTGGATGCCCAGCCCAGTCCTGCTTCTGGCAGGCCCAGTGACCTCCGCCTCAGACCTGAGTGTTGCCACGTGTCAAACAGGGTGGACACCAGCCCTGCCTCTCAGGCCTGCAGCCTGGTCCTGCCCCGGAAGGCCAGGGGGGCCCCCTATCCGCACCGGATGCGGAGGATCTGCTTTGTGTCTTTCTCGCTGTAGGGAGAGGTCGAGACGATAAGCAGGCGGTCCAGCAGGTCAATGGGGATGCCGTGGGGGCTCTGGTAGCTGGTGCCCCGgatcctggggaggagggggaagggaggcagtCAGGGTGATGCCCTTAGAACCTGGCTCTTCATTCCCTCTACTCAGAACACCCCACCCCTACCAACCCCCTCGGCCACAGCCCGCTCACTGGACCAAATACCGGTCGGTTAGCCTTCAGCTCCGGGCTGGTGTCGCTGCCCGACGGCGCAGCCACCCCTTGACTGCATCAGTCCCCCTGGAGCTGAGCTGGCTTTAGCTAGATATCTGTGTCCGGGATTACTGGATCAAGGTCCCACTCCTCTGCTTGACACAGAGCTCCACAAGGGAAGCAACTGTGCCGGTCCTGTCCCCGGCTGCACCTGGCCCAGCACGAGGCCTGGCACGTGGTGCTAGGAAGCAGCAGGTTCCCATTATTCATGGTAGCTGCGTTCTACAAAGTGGAGGCGAACACTCAATTAGCAAACACAGGGTTAGGCTCttgtgagcctctggtcacaattTTTGGCAACCAACCAATAGACAGCCTGGTTTCAGGTTAAAGACACcttattcaatatatattattGACTTATTCATGCTGAACTCTTAGCCAATAGCACTTGAACTCGTGCCTGAAGGAAGCTCATCTAACACATGGGCTTGCTTCGCACGGCACATCCCTGCCTTCTTGCGCTTAGCGACGCTGGATAGCTGGGGGCcgttttaaacagcaaaattacCAGGAACAAAAAGCATACAATGTGATAAACGTGGCACTAAACAGATCAGGAAAAGGACACTTACTTACAGCATGTGAACTGAAACTAGGAGGCAAAGCACTGCCTGCTTTCACCCTCGTCTGGACTGTCTGCCATGGGCGATTCAATTTTGTCCTGCTCTGCACACGTTTGTGAATGACCGCCAAAGTGTGATGGATACTAATTTGGGGGCTACAAATCACCTGTAGCGAGTAAGCAGATCCATGAATACAGAATCTGCAGAGGAGTGACTGCGTTTGCTGCCCCTCACAGGAGACACCCGTTCCCACAGCCTGACCTGCAGCTGCTACAAACATGCTCTCAGCTGGGCTCGTCCAACCCTGTCCTCTGGATACCAAATTCTGGCCCTGCCACCTTCtacgtgtgaccttgggcaagtttccagGCCTTGCTgcccccatctttaaaatggggctgagggaattccctggtggtccgggtggttaggactccacgcttccattgcagggggcacgggtttgatccttgattggggaactaagatcctgccagCTGTgatgcatggccaaaaaaaataaaaaaaaataaagcagggctgAGACAAGGCCCCTGGAAAAGGGCCAAGCACAGAGGCAAGGACGGCCTGCCTGCTGCCCCTGGTAGCCATGCCCCTGTCTTCCCTGCCTACAGCTGGTACACGGCTGCCGCCCTGGAGGCGCTGGTACCTGGGCTACCATGCAGCCAGCTGCTGCCCCACACCTGAGCACCCCTGGGTAATGGGTCCAGGCGGCCATGCAGGGTGCAGCCTTTGGGCCCCAGCCTCTTGCGAGCTCTCTGCCCtccacttccttctcccttcctgtgGACTCTTGAAACGTAGATGAGATTGGGGAAGAGCCAGCAGGGAGGACATGGCACAGCAACACCCTAGGGCAGAGGTTCCCAAGCTTTATGGCGCCTGGTACCCTTCATGTCTCAGGAATTTTTCCATGGTATCCTTAGGTCAAGAGAAATACTAAGCTTCGTTCCCTTTATTTCCATTAAGCAGTTAGGTGTAAGCAACTTAATTGTAGTAGTTTCTGCAGCGTCCAAAACACGTCACTGTGCATCCCTTAAAACCTTCAAACATcccacgggggcttccctggtggcgcagtggttaagaatccgcctgccaatgcaggggacacgggttcgaaccctggtccgggaagatctcacacgccgcggagcaactaagcccgcgcaccacaactactgagcctgcgctctagagcccgcgagccacaactactgagcccacatgcctagagcccacgctctgcagcaagagaagccactgcaatgagaagcccgcacaccacaacgaagagtagcccctgctcgccgcaactaaagaaagcccgcgcgcagcaacgaagacccagtacagccaacaactaaaaaaaacaaaaccaaaacacatcCCCCCGCACTCCTGTGTTCTCTGCAGTACCCTGGGGTACCTTGGCACACAGTTTGGGAACTGGAGCCCTAAGGGCTACCGGAACAAGAAAACAGGAAGAGAGGGGCACCTGGACCTCCTTGTGGAGCAGAGGTGCCCGCCAGCCCTGACCCGCCGTCTACTTTTGTTTGAGGGGAAAGTACACTGTCTTGTCTGGGCCACAAAGCTTGGGGGTGGCCAAGCCCACCCCTTCCTAATAAGGTGCTCACCAAACGTGCCCTGATTACGCAGTGGCCGTTCCCGCCACCCAGAGGTCCCCGTTCTCCCCAGGGGCCTCTGAGGGGCCGGCAGTGGCTCACCGGGTGATGCCGCGGTTGGTGGCCATGATGAGGACAGGCGCCATGTCACTCTCCAGGGCCCGGTTGAGGAAGGAGAAGCTCTCAATGTCCAGCATGTGGACCTCGTCGATAAATAGTACCTGGGGGCCAGAGGGGCGGACGTCAAACCCACCTCCTGCGGCCCCTCTTCTCCCCCACAGCAGCGTCACGTGCCCTGGCCCTGTCCTGGCACTCACGCCGGGGATGATCTCCGCCTTGCCCTCCTCCCGCCACTCGGCCACCTTGGCATTGATCTGCTCTCGGACTTCTGACTTGATCTCCCCTGTGTCACCTGCGGGAGGCGGGGTGTCAGAGATAAGACGGGGATCCAGGGCCGGAGGGTGGACCAAGATGCAGAAGGCTGGGACGCCggggacagagggaagagagaccgAGGCCCTGGATGGCAGCGCGACGGGAGGGCCAGGGGGTCGGAGAGGCGACAGGGGGCAGAGACGAACCACACCCACAGATGGAGAAGACAGGAGCTGGCGAACAGGCAtggaggacgaggaggagagCCATGGTCACGGGGGGCCGTACTGGTGgacgggagagggagaggggagctgCCAGGGCCCCGGGGGCAGGGGGAGACGACGGCCGGGCCTAACCTGAGAAGAGGGCCAGGAAGCCCTGGGTGCGGGAGTTGATGACGTCGATCTCGTGCAGGGACACCGTGTGCACCACCTCCTTGCGTTTCTGGAGCTCCCCGTCTGGGCACTGCACGAACTTGGTCTGTGGGGCCGGGGTGGGGTTCGGTGTGGATAAGGGCAGAAAAGAGCATGAAGCGGGGGCCCGAGGGGCCGTCTGGGGGAGACTGGGACTCCCTGGAATGGAACTAAGAATCCAGATGGGGGTTACCCAGAAACCCCAGGCCCAAGAGGTAGTCAAGACCAGGGCAGTCAACAGCACTGAAGGATACGGGGGTTCCTGGAGGACCCCGGAAACCATGAGCCAAGTGCCAAGCTGAGGGGCCCCAACTGTCCTAGAGGGTACAGGGAAGAACCAGGAGTACCAGGGACGTGGGGTTGGGGTGACAGGAGGACCCAGACCCTGTGGGCCCTGGGGCgatggaggagagagaaacatcCTGGTGCCTGACCGAGGGGACCTGCAGCCCTGGCCCACCTGGGAGCCCATGGCGTCATAGTCTCGAGCGCGTGTGAACGAGCGTCCCAGCTTGGAGATCTTGCCCGTGGCCTTGTCGATGGTGATCACATCCCTGCAGGGGGTGGAGGGCGGGGGTGAGGAAAGGAAGGGCCAGAGCTCCGCTACCCTGACCACCTGGTGTGGCCCCCCGCTGCTCACCCAGCCTGGACCTTGTCCTTGGTCAGGGACTCGATCATCTTAGTGCCCAGGTCGTATATGGTCTCCATCTCTGTGGTCTTGAGGGTCAGCTTGCCCACCTTGGAGCCCTGAGGGGTGACATGCCAGGCAAGGGGCTCAGAGACGGGCCCGATGTCTCCCTAACGCAGCTTCAGAGCAAGCATGACATGGGGCAGCTTTGGGGGCTTGACGAACATATCCATTGTCGCAACTGCGGTGACAGCCTCCTGGGTGCATGTGTGTCGAAGCCTAACATACTGTAAACCTCCAAGGGTGTGGCTTATTGGCTGTCAATTGCACATTaataaagctattattaaaaatccaataaagaaacaaacaaaaacct
Above is a genomic segment from Kogia breviceps isolate mKogBre1 chromosome 18, mKogBre1 haplotype 1, whole genome shotgun sequence containing:
- the LHB gene encoding lutropin subunit beta produces the protein MEMLQGLRLWLWLLLSVAGVWAPRGPLRPLCRPINATLAAENEACPVCITFTASICAGYCPSTVRVLPAALPPVPQPVCTYRELRFASVRLPGCPPGVDPMVSFPVALSCHCGLCRLSSSDCGGPRAQPLACDRSPHPGLLFL
- the RUVBL2 gene encoding ruvB-like 2; the protein is MATVTATTKVPEIRDVTRIERIGAHSHIRGLGLDDALEPRQASQGMVGQLAARRAAGVVLEMIREGKIAGRAVLIAGQPGTGKTAIAMGMAQALGPDTPFTAIAGSEIFSLEMSKTEALTQAFRRSIGVRIKEETEIIEGEVVEIQIDRPATGTGSKVGKLTLKTTEMETIYDLGTKMIESLTKDKVQAGDVITIDKATGKISKLGRSFTRARDYDAMGSQTKFVQCPDGELQKRKEVVHTVSLHEIDVINSRTQGFLALFSGDTGEIKSEVREQINAKVAEWREEGKAEIIPGVLFIDEVHMLDIESFSFLNRALESDMAPVLIMATNRGITRIRGTSYQSPHGIPIDLLDRLLIVSTSPYSEKDTKQILRIRCEEEDVEMSEDAYTVLTRIGLETSLRYAIQLITAASLVCRKRKGTEVQVDDIKRVYSLFLDESRSTQYMKEYQDAFLFNELKGETMDTS